In Paenibacillus algicola, a genomic segment contains:
- a CDS encoding helix-turn-helix domain-containing protein produces MSISLETLHVTNEQVNPRILTSVYFNGTQREKASRLKNRLVYDYELEFYTESEGAIDLNGTLYPVKKNDVVFRRPGDLNQSIMPYSCHLVVFDMLNNTGKEDCEYTVGTIQEVSQPYYMNPILNAIPTILSPPFAEKYEYWFQRIFNEFIKQNAGSHLLIKSIILQIIHQLHEDHIVHQSSKDVPSSAHSKMIKNTVTCIQANLEESWNLAKLAQISGMSTSYFHSVFTKVMQQTPNQYINELRLEKAKKMLLTTDASILDIAMRCGFGSSAYFGFLFKKKTGVSPIHFRKIYSNPYF; encoded by the coding sequence ATGTCTATCAGTCTTGAAACTCTGCACGTTACGAATGAACAAGTAAATCCTCGAATACTCACATCCGTTTATTTCAATGGAACTCAGCGTGAAAAAGCTTCTCGTCTGAAGAATCGCCTAGTCTACGATTATGAGTTAGAGTTTTATACTGAAAGCGAAGGAGCAATTGATTTAAATGGCACTCTTTACCCTGTCAAAAAAAATGACGTGGTATTCAGAAGGCCAGGCGATCTCAACCAATCTATCATGCCTTATTCTTGCCACTTGGTTGTTTTTGACATGCTGAACAATACAGGTAAAGAGGACTGTGAGTATACTGTTGGAACAATTCAAGAAGTATCTCAGCCCTATTATATGAATCCCATACTGAATGCGATCCCAACTATACTCAGCCCTCCATTTGCGGAAAAGTATGAATATTGGTTTCAACGGATTTTTAATGAATTTATCAAACAAAATGCCGGCTCACACTTGTTGATAAAGTCTATTATTCTTCAAATCATTCATCAATTGCATGAGGATCATATTGTCCACCAATCAAGTAAGGATGTTCCCTCCTCAGCGCATTCAAAAATGATTAAGAATACAGTAACTTGTATCCAAGCTAACTTGGAAGAGTCTTGGAATTTGGCTAAACTAGCTCAGATTTCAGGAATGAGTACTTCTTATTTTCATTCCGTTTTTACTAAAGTGATGCAGCAAACCCCTAATCAATACATCAATGAGTTGAGGTTGGAGAAAGCAAAAAAAATGCTTCTTACTACAGATGCAAGTATATTGGATATTGCCATGCGATGTGGATTTGGTAGCAGTGCCTACTTCGGTTTCTTATTTAAGAAAAAAACAGGGGTTTCACCTATTCATTTCAGAAAAATATATAGCAACCCTTACTTTTAA
- a CDS encoding AraC family transcriptional regulator, with protein MNGHHVMNFLDRPFHGNFKVQADHTYTGFFHYHPGLEFLYVHQGDGTVVLEQQVYKIEQGALFIFQPFQLHHVKAQLSKETPYIRSTIHFDPEVFNRYFQSFYEIDRFFQYIWKGSLTKQVFPSFSEQLPIEPLISYYKEKITESVGNLKLEYQALLLQQLMVFLYDGLNQSESLNSYSLRTTTHTEDILQWVEQHFSEPFKLEAIAEELHLSKYHISHLFKRDTGSTITNYILARRIKEACMLLSTTQLSISEIGLSVGWPIPSHFVHQFKMITGMTPLQFRKDRASNARM; from the coding sequence TTCCATGGGAACTTTAAAGTCCAGGCTGACCATACTTATACAGGTTTTTTTCACTACCACCCAGGCTTGGAATTTCTTTATGTTCACCAAGGAGATGGTACTGTTGTATTAGAGCAACAGGTATATAAAATCGAACAAGGCGCTTTATTCATATTCCAGCCTTTTCAATTGCATCATGTCAAAGCACAATTGAGTAAGGAAACCCCATATATACGCTCCACTATTCATTTCGATCCGGAAGTATTTAATCGCTACTTTCAATCGTTTTATGAGATAGACCGCTTTTTTCAATATATTTGGAAAGGTTCATTAACTAAACAAGTGTTTCCTTCATTTTCTGAGCAATTGCCGATCGAGCCGCTCATTAGCTACTACAAAGAAAAGATTACCGAATCGGTCGGTAATCTTAAGCTTGAATATCAAGCCTTACTGTTACAGCAGCTAATGGTGTTTCTTTATGATGGGCTGAACCAATCAGAATCACTTAATTCTTATTCCTTGAGAACGACTACACATACTGAGGACATTCTTCAATGGGTCGAACAACATTTCTCAGAACCGTTCAAACTTGAAGCAATTGCTGAAGAATTACATTTATCTAAATATCATATTTCACATTTATTCAAACGAGATACCGGCAGTACGATTACCAATTACATCCTGGCTCGCCGGATTAAAGAAGCCTGCATGTTACTATCCACTACTCAGCTTTCGATATCTGAAATTGGTTTATCAGTAGGTTGGCCTATCCCTTCCCATTTTGTCCATCAATTCAAAATGATTACAGGAATGACTCCGCTGCAATTCCGAAAAGATAGGGCCTCTAACGCCAGAATGTAA